A part of Aegilops tauschii subsp. strangulata cultivar AL8/78 chromosome 2, Aet v6.0, whole genome shotgun sequence genomic DNA contains:
- the LOC109754947 gene encoding uncharacterized protein: MAGYYVVGVHFPTIVVLQRLCLGAVCSRVLACPTPSPACVPPWTSSDTARGMGWYNSCIKDDKPTCGVRAKELGVQGHGMLVTVDKSPYIGMSDLDVSAGFCKLPVYG; this comes from the exons ATGGCGGGCTACTATGTTGTTGGGGTTCATTTTCCAACGATTGTAGTCTTGCAGAGGTTATGCCTAGGTGCCGTGTGCAGTAGGGTGCTGGCTTGCCCAACACCATCCCCTGCATGTGTTCCTCCGTGGACCTCGTCAGATACTGCGAG GGGCATGGGATGGTACAACAGTTGCATCAAGGATGATAAACCAACATGTGGTGTGCGTGCAAAGGAGCTAGGCGTGCAGGGGCATGGGATGCTGGTGACAGTGGACAAAAGCCCCTACATCGGCATGAGCGACCTGGACGTCTCCGCGGGCTTCTGCAAGCTGCCGGTCTACGGGTAG